The genomic window acagtggtatctgGTAGTTTGGCGAGCCCCcaggaacttctgatttgtagaaggccagcgggtcggagtctccctcaggtttggagacggtgatgggagtcactgagcaaacgttttccagctcctcgaattttctttttactgAACCGAGGGTGATCTTGTTGAGCCCTCCCCCTGTTATCACCAGTGCTTTTGGGAAGttttcccatgagccattcAGGTGGGCGTTAAAATGCCTCATGAGCGCTCCCTCGTCCGACCCCGGGGATGGGAGTGGGATTTCAGGTGCCGAGATAGCAAGTGCCTGAGGGACGATGCCTCTATTTTCCTGCTCGGGAACATCTatggccattgcgacctcttgaggctcccgtcgttgttgttgttgttgtacttGTTCGTCGTTCTGAATGTATTTTCGGGCATAGCCCTTttgtatcagaatctcgatggcGTCTTTTAGGTGGACACAGTCTTCAGTGacgtgtccatggcttttatgatagcgacaaaatttcgtcctatcagtatttgccttcataGGTTGCTGCCTTGGGAAGTGGATCCCAGCCTTCttgaagtccgcagcggagacttcAGCGAAAATGCGATCTCTTGATGCATTCAGTGGAGTATAAGTTGTGAACTTTCCACGTGGAGGTTTGGAATCTTTGATCCTTTCCTCCCTTACTTTTtcgttacctcttcgcgaggttccagcttcATCTTTTTCGTGGTCCCTGgttttttcttgatttttagGCCTCCTCAAATCTATGGCCTTCTGTTTTTCCTCGTAGGCGATGTACTTCTTCGCCTTTTCAAAGAAAGCGTCTAGTGTCTTCGGCTCTTCTATGCCAACAGCTTTGGCGAAGTCACTATCGCGATGGAGTCCTCTGTCGAGAAGATACAGCTTCATGCTCTCTTCGACCTTTACCTCGACGGCTGCTttgttgaaccgttcgaggTAGGACCTTAGGGGCTCGGTTTCACCTTGAATGATGGCTTCGAGGGTTGCTTCAGTTTTTGGATGACGCCTCGAAGAAGTGAAATGAGCCCGGAAGCGGGCGCAGAGGTCCGACCAGGAATCCACGGATCTTGGCGCCAAGCTCTTataccaagccatagcgcctttcctcagagtcgtgggaaagagcttacacttgatagagcctcgtacatttctgtactcgaggagagctaCCAGATTCTCGATATGCTCGTCTGGatctgtcgagccatcgtaagtatccattgccggtggtttcTCGAGACCGACTGGTAAAGGGAGTTCCCGGATCCTTCGGGATAGGGGGCCTTGGTGGCTGTCCCTTCCCTCAGGGGATCGGTTCCTTTGGTGGCGAGGAGGAGGATGATTATCCCTTCTAGGGGAATGCCTCCTCGGtggggtggagtttcgagatattGCCTCATTTCTCCTTGGGCTCGACCTCCTCTCGCTCCTGCGGTGAGGTGGTGAACGTGACCTGGAGAAAGTTCTGCTCCTCACaggtgtgggtgaacggcgagCTTGGCGAGCTTGCGCCGTGACCCTTGATTCAgcaattgcgtcgatgcgaCGGCTTTGCTGCTCGAGCCTTTGATTTTGCTGCTCGAATCGCTGGTTCTGCTGCAGTAATAAGTCcgactggcggttgattgcGTTGACCAGCGCAGCCATCATATCCTGCATGGGAACGCCCGGAGGGATAGCCACTGCCagagtcgcctgtggcggggtagccacagggatctgcggttcttctgggttgtagggctcgtCGTGCACGTTTTGCCCCTCTtggccatcttccgttacggaggcgaaCTGACCGTCCAACGGGTGGTACGGCGCGTAGTCCATTGGTGTTCCATGgttctccgccacgtgctccgggatttggtggttgttaacgccagccattggtcgtgaagaaggtgttttgaaggaagttttagtttttggtttggttaaacagggaaactatggttcccacagacggcgccactgatcgtgttgaccagaatgatgcgacttcgccggcgtttgcggtggttgagagcgtttgagacccctgttgaagcggaggggggttgtgtacctgcaggcactccgacgctcaagtcagtttgtgtgtaaggttttcttggctaaaataatgcgtaccttgcaaatgaagtggagtcacatatatatagcccccagcgctgggccaagacccttgatggcattaatggccatcaagtggctgccggaaaacggcttggaggccttgatgtgcagtaaatgctcatcattccggtttacggccgttacgatacgtaagagtatcagacTGTTGGAGTCTTGCTCGGATCGTGTATGTTCGACAccttctgatgctcgagctcgatgctcggcccagaacatcttGTGTCTTCTTGGTCTGAACTCTCACCATTTTCAACTGATGACCGAGTAGAAAATAAGCAGAGAAGAAACcaacaaacacaaaaacatttaattaaccaaacaaacccttaactcacaaaactaaaaaactctCTTCTCTGCTTCTTcatgtagtagtagtagtagtagtagatTTTCATAATTCTATTTTCTACTCAACTCGTTGATCAAACTCAGCCGAGTCCAAACCGAGTCATGTCGAATCACCCTTCCGATACTCCCGCCGACGATTTCCTCGAACAAATTCTCGGCCTCCCGAATTTCACCTCCGCTGATGGTACTGACACTTCTTCCTTAGCTGCTCCGATGATGCTGCAGCTCAACTCCGGCGAAGCAGCCACTCATCTTGGCGCCGGAGGTGGATTTCATGCGCCGGTTTACCATTTGGGCCTGAGTTTGGACCAAGGCAAAGGAGGAGGGTTCTTGAAGCCCGATGATGCTTCCGGGAGTGGGAAGCATTTCCGGGAGGATGTTGTTGATACCAGACCTAAGAATGTAACTTAAAATAAACCTTTCATAAAtactaaataattattttttatgtttatttttctcagacTTTGCAGGTTCTATATGAAGTGTTttcaaatgaaatgatatgAATATGATACAATAGCAAGGGTTATACAATGTCGACGGACTTAATTTGTACCTATTCATTTATAaggattttcttttaaaagtatgtggttttttatttatattacaagactaaaattatttttgttgatgatgtgCAGACATTTGAATTATATATTGCTCCATTCTGAGGGAAATT from Trifolium pratense cultivar HEN17-A07 linkage group LG1, ARS_RC_1.1, whole genome shotgun sequence includes these protein-coding regions:
- the LOC123902976 gene encoding transcription factor UNE12-like, whose protein sequence is MSNHPSDTPADDFLEQILGLPNFTSADGTDTSSLAAPMMLQLNSGEAATHLGAGGGFHAPVYHLGLSLDQGKGGGFLKPDDASGSGKHFREDVVDTRPKNTFELYIAPF